The Daucus carota subsp. sativus chromosome 9, DH1 v3.0, whole genome shotgun sequence genome window below encodes:
- the LOC108201618 gene encoding CASP-like protein 1, with amino-acid sequence MASISPRSPPVVLELEKNSQASTTTSKFLLHDVILRVFLFATSLTSLVALVTSKQTETIPVPFQPYRASVAAEFTDLPAFIYSSAVLSVTCFYSIITTILSFSALVKRSTTSLKLMSCVFSVDVLLLGILASATGASGEVAYLGLKGNSNVGWHKICNVYDSYCRHIGFSILTSIFSSMVLSFLIILYVITVSRR; translated from the exons ATGGCCTCAATCAGTCCCAGATCTCCTCCAGTGGTACTAGAGCTTGAGAAGAATAGTCAGGCCAGTACTACAACTAGCAAATTTTTGTTGCATGATGTGATATTGAGGGTCTTCTTGTTTGCAACATCCCTAACATCACTTGTAGCTCTAGTGACCAGTAAGCAAACCGAAACGATTCCCGTGCCTTTCCAACCTTACCGAGCATCTGTTGCAGCTGAATTCACTGATTTACCAGCCTTCAT ATATTCGTCAGCTGTTCTCTCAGTGACTTGCTTCTACAGCATAATTACCACCATCTTATCTTTCTCAGCACTGGTGAAACGTTCTACAACATCATTAAAGTTGATGTCATGTGTTTTCTCGGTAGATGTG CTACTCTTGGGTATTTTAGCTTCCGCAACTGGAGCCTCAGGTGAAGTAGCCTACTTAGGACTCAAAGGAAACTCAAATGTAGGATGGCACAAGATCTGCAATGTCTATGATTCCTACTGTCGACACATTGGATTCTCCATTTTAACCTCAATCTTTTCCTCCATGGTGCTATCATTCCTAATCATCCTCTACGTCATTACTGTATCACGAAGATAA